One genomic region from Colletotrichum lupini chromosome 7, complete sequence encodes:
- a CDS encoding xylose isomerase TIM barrel, with product MIRDQAAPPTQLEILYSNQLQSWGMESDLKLLGHLTGLEALIMRTEVESSRVIVRQLRVSSLGMFDSAVINALLVRTPDIPFQWRTRQLHRQPPSSRMHSSFGSYDEIALHMSDDSFTFPTDPTSAESQFTQHDLQLLGQSSPESPLRVVALVDYDSFYAQYESVRLGLPPSKPLAVRQWNAIIALNYPAKDRGLKRTISVEEARRLCPDIVLQHVPTWREGDDCWRYRADVLDNLTTDKASLDPYRDMSRRTMKLVRRILPATPAPTIERAGVDEFYVDLSAQVYQILTKRFPGLGSFSNNAEETLPLPPVDTSLNWKSDKVMDLPNARDPEYILDWDDVVLSIGASIILNIRKEIKAELELATSAGISHNKMLAKVASRMNKPFGQTIIRRKCIPTIMPTLKVTSLSGLARQLGQKVVKAFGSDGIRDLLQVSLAEMRSELGAPDGQWVYRAIRGDETGPVRPRSEVQSLLAAKTFVPKAENLQQASKWLRIFAADLESRLRDLDLDSEVPRRPRTIAVQHHIRGRFGPTRSKQAPIPPHVEINRDTIFNMLHGLLKDLTDHGESWPCLGISVSMSNLESGVPTSDPGHRITSFFTSDSSASLRKRSREGDVANKHAGRKRMYTANDAAEGSTSERLATASISARAVQGSSTDEQGQQYLCPKCDEAVQPEDVLEHLDWHKSASRQSMDPHDRVSFSLPRCIEPGMREYSDTEFDALQDGIDLSSIDTKTRRSIFIHTDFKHRRVLLDTAQNASISIPFPDSQALGSSRLELKLTQRMDDPLFPRLRGINYRFWQVGEGLTIRGVHKSDGMMPLCRSSDDCPHQQKERKQDSGAFGPFSGSTVEAHLVELASGHWPAIDGIRAPEFDGLQCLALAYSPYQAFLFLPVTGSHRICTLVNMPSIARFRTLWGISPGDNFANWVALFPDLKAKGYTGVEIDYRDIPAEQLPELRRILDQFEFQLVAQIMSSWPGYVGPRPPGLTPKDHLEHYRKQLERAQVLKPVKVNAQSGSDIWTLDQSVEFYQGTFKIDEELGFAGRVTHETHRNRSMFNPYAARYILERVPNLRITADISHWVVVSERLLDESVEDQEVLEKVIPHIYHVHARIGTTQASQCADPSDPVYKPEREFFERFWTKVIQHSATRGADYQISFTPEYGPYPYHPYHSPRVYTEVADTEGLRLEGLFLAAL from the exons ATGATCCGTGATCAGGCGGCGCCGCCGACCCAACTTGAAATATTGTACTCTAACCAATTGCAGAGTTGGGGCATGGAAAGCGATTTGAAGCTCCTTGGGCACCTCACTGGCCT CGAAGCTCTCATTATGCGGACTGAAGTTGAGTCCAGTCG TGTAATTGTACGTCAGCTCCGCGTAAGCAGCCTGGGGATGTTCGATTCA GCTGTGATCAATGCCCTGTTAGTGAGGACCCCAGACATTCCCTTCCAATGGCGTACTCGACAGCTACATCGCCAACCTCCATCTTCAAGAATGCACTCAAGTTTTGGTTCTTATGACGAGATTGCCTTGC ACATGTCCGATGACAGCTTCACGTTCCCGACTGATCCGACGAGCGCAGAATCACAATTCACCCAGCATGACCTGCAGCTCCTTGGACAATCATCCCCAGAATCGCCTCTCCGAGTTGTTGCACTCGTCGATTACGACTCCTTCTATGCCCAGTATGAATCTGTCAGGCTGGGTCTTCCCCCTTCCAAACCCCTCGCAGTGCGCCAATGGAACGCCATCATCGCGTTGAATTATCCAGCAAAGGATCGCGGACTGAAGAGGACTATCTCAGTGGAGGAAGCCCGTCGGCTCTGCCCAGACATCGTCCTTCAACATGTCCCAACTTGGAGGGAAGGCGACGATTGCTGGAGGTACAGGGCCGACGTTCTGGACAATTTGACGACGGACAAGGCCTCTCTGGACCCATATCGCGACATGTCGCGAAGGACGATGAAGCTTGTGCGAAGGATTCTTCCGGCCACGCCTGCGCCTACCATCGAGAGAGCCGGGGTGGATGAGTTCTACGTTGACCTGTCAGCTCAAGTCTACCAGATTCTGACGAAGCGATTCCCTGGATTGGGATCGTTCAGCAACAACGCCGAAGAAACGCTACCGCTACCCCCGGTGGACACGTCGCTCAACTGGAAGTCGGACAAGGTGATGGATCTTCCCAATGCCCGTGACCCAGAATACATACTCGACTGGGACGACGTGGTACTGAGCATCGGGGCTAGCATTATTCTCAATATCCGCAAAGAGATCAAGGCGGAACTGGAACTCGCCACGTCCGCTGGCATTAGCCATAACAAGATGCTCGCCAAGGTCGCTTCTCGAATGAACAAACCATTCGGTCAAACAATCATCAGGCGCAAATGCATCCCCACCATTATGCCGACCCTCAAAGTGACCTCACTCTCCGGTTTGGCAAGGCAGCTTGGTCAGAAAGTCGTCAAGGCGTTCGGGTCCGATGGCATACGCGACCTACTCCAGGTCTCACTTGCAGAGATGAGATCAGAATTGGGAGCGCCAGATGGTCAATGGGTGTATAGGGCCATCAGAGGTGACGAGACAGGCCCAGTGAGGCCCCGGAGTGAAGTCCAGTCTTTGCTGGCTGCCAAGACCTTTGTGCCCAAAGCCGAGAACCTTCAACAGGCCAGCAAATGGCTGCGAATCTTTGCGGCAGATCTCGAGTCGCGACTACGCGATCTCGATCTGGATTCAGAGGTGCCTCGACGACCCAGGACTATTGCTGTTCAACACCATATCCGGGGTCGGTTCGGCCCGACGCGATCCAAGCAAGCGCCGATCCCACCGCACGTCGAGATCAACCGGGATACCATATTTAACATGCTGCATGGATTACTCAAGGATCTTACAGACCACGGTGAGTCTTGGCCGTGCTTGGGTATCTCTGTTAGCATGTCGAATCTGGAATCCGGGGTGCCTACGTCTGATCCTGGGCACCGTATCACATCCTTCTTTACATCGGACTCCTCTGCGTCCCTTCGGAAACGAAGCCGAGAGGGAGATGTGGCGAACAAGCATGCAGGTAGAAAAAGGATGTATACAGCGAACGATGCAGCAGAAGGCTCAACATCAGAGAGATTAGCTACTGCGAGTATCTCGGCTCGGGCCGTTCAAGGTAGCTCAACAGACGAGCAAGGACAGCAATACTTGTGCCCTAAGTGTGACGAGGCTGTGCAGCCAGAAGATGTTCTCGAACACTTGGATTGGCAT AAGTCGGCCTCTCGTCAGTCTATGGATCCCCACGACAGGGTCTCT TTCAGTCTCCCACGTTGCATTGAACCCGGCATG CGAGAATACTCTGATACAGAATTCGATGCGCTCCAAGATGGCATCGATCTAAGTAGCAT AGACACCAAGACACGACGCTCTATCTTTATACATACAGATTTCAAACATAGGCGAGTCTTACTCGATACAGCTCAGAACGCCTCCATTTCTATTCCCTTTCCTGATTCACAGGCTTTGGGCAGCTCGAGACTCGAGTTGAAGCTCACACAACGAATGGATGATCCACTATTCCCCAGACTCCGAGGGATAAATTACCGTTTCTGGCAAGTGGGGGAGGGGCTTACAATCCGCGGGGTTCACAAGTCGGACGGGATGATGCCATTGTGCCGTTCCTCAGACGATTGTCCACATCAG CAAAAGGAAAGAAAGCAAGACTCGGGCGCTTTCGGACCATTTTCGGGGTCCACCGTTGAAGCCCATCTGGTCGAATTGGCTTCGGGTCATTGGCCGGCTATAGATGGAATAAGAGCTCCCGAGTTTGACGGACTC caaTGCCTCGCCCTCGCATATTCGCCTTACCAGGCTTTCC TTTTCTTGCCCGTCACTGGATCCCATCGTATCTGCACTTTGGTCAACATGCCTAGCATCGCTCGATTCCGCACGCTATGGGGCATCTCCCCTGGCGACAACTTCGCCAACTGGGTCGCTCTATTCCCAGATCTCAAGGCCAAGGGCTACA CCGGAGTCGAGATTGACTACAGAGACATTCCCGCCGAGCAACTACCCGAACTGAGACGCATCCTCGATCAATTTGAATTTCAGCTTGTCGCACA AATCATGTCCTCATGGCCCGGATACGTAGGTCCTAGGCCACCAGGGCTGACGCCAAAAGACCACCTCGAGCACTATCGCAAGCAACTCGAACGTGCCCAAGTTCTCAAGCCTGTGAAAGTGAACGCACAGTCTGGAAG CGACATCTGGACTCTCGACCAGTCCGTCGAGTTCTACCAAGGCACATTCAAGATCGACGAGGAACTGGGGTTTGCGGGGCGAGTGACACACGAGACACACCGAAACCGATCCATGTTCAACCCGTACGCGGCAAGGTACATCCTGGAAAGAGTGCCAAA CCTTCGCATAACCGCCGACATCTCGCACTGGGTCGTCGTCTCGGAGCGTCTGTTGGACGAGTCCGTAGAAGACCAGGAGGTCCTCGAAAAGGTCATCCCGCAT ATCTACCACGTCCACGCCCGCATCGGCACAACACAAGCATCGCAGTGCGCCGACCCTTCAGACCCAGTCTATAAGCCCGAGAGGGAATTCTTTGAGCGGTTCTGGACAAAGGTCATTCAACACAGCGCGACTCGCGGCGCCGATTATCAGATCTCGTTTACGCCTGAATACGG ACCGTACCCGTACCACCCCTACCACAGCCCGAGAGTGTATACTGAAGTCGCCGATACTGAGGGTCTTCGCCTAGAGGGACTCTTCTTGGCGGCCTTGTAG
- a CDS encoding glycosyl hydrolase family 2, translating into MRVHPELIRSSTTANTSSHRRPLQTMASRTVIPIDKNWQFKQAGKEDSELLAVSQFPTNVHLDLIHHNVIPDPFIGKNELDVQWIGEVQWLYKTTFASKAIPEGAKAILAFDGLDTFATVVLNGKTILETDNMFTPERVDVTSVLKKDGENELEITFDSAYLRGWKLVEKYPDHKWGCWNGDNSRLAVRKAQYHWGWDWGPTLLTCGPWRPINLEIYESRLSDLYFETTVDDSLKSAKVVAHATTEGKASKVRFDVSLDGKSLASETIDAKADADIAATFQIQDPALWYPIRYGKQPLYTVTATLLSGSDEVDTLSKKIGIRKVELVQRPVKEQPGTSFFFQVNNVPIFCGGSDWIPADNFIPRISKERYYDWIRLLADGNQFMVRVWGGGIYEEQEFYDACDEYGILVWQDFMFGCGNYPTWPDLLKSIDREARENVKMLRHHPSIVIWAGNNEDYQYAESENLTYDLANKDAESWLKTDFPARYIYEKILVDTCKDLIPDTYYHFGSPWSGEDTRDPTVGDLHQWNVWHGTQEKYQNFDKLVGRFVSEFGMEAFPSVKTIDAYLPKGKDDPDRYPQSSTVDFHNKADGHERRIALYLVENFRYAPDPLEHFVYCTQLMQAECLASAYRLWKRQWKGPGREYCGGALVWQINDCWPVTSWAICDYYLRPKHAYFTVKREMAPISIGITRTEHKHPKDKYTRVDIETKTQIEIWGSNLQLEDLTVDLLVKAWDVETGEETYSETVDKGFVLPENRSTEMAAFEVPVRQKGDEAKTVVAAYLIQDGKQIARYVNWPEPLKYLHLQKPKSLKATLAEGGDVVEISAEVPVKGVALEAEDDAVVFSDNLVDIVPGEVVKIGVKGATKDTKIETRYLGMLN; encoded by the exons ATGCGCGTTCATCCAGAGCTCATCCGCAGCTCGACCACAGCTAACACCTCCAGCCACCGCCGCCCCCTCCAAACAATGGCATCACGAACCGTCATCCCAATCGACAAGAATTGGCAGTTTAAACAGGCCGGCAAAGAGGACAGCGAGCTCCTTGCTGTCAGTCAGTTCCCAACAAACGTCCACCTCGACCTCATTCACCACAACGTCATCCCCGACCCCTTCATCGGCAAAAACGAGCTTGATGTCCAGTGGATTGGCGAGGTGCAATGGCTGTACAAGACCACTTTCGCCTCAAAGGCTATCCCCGAGGGTGCCAAGGCAATCTTGGCCTTTGACGGTCTCGACACCTTTGCTACCGTTGTGCTCAATGGCAAGACAATCCTGGAAACGGATAACATGTTCACACCAGAGCGTGTCGATGTCACATCTGTCCTGAAAAAGGATGGGGAGAACGAGCTCGAAATCACCTTTGACAGTGCATACCTACGGGGTTGGAAGCTGGTTGAGAAGTACCCTGACCACAAGTGGGGATGCTGGAACGGTGACAACTCGAGACTTGCAGTCCGCAAAGCTCAATACCACTGG GGCTGGGATTGGGGCCCGACTCTTTTGACGTGCGGTCCTTGGAGGCCAATCAACCTCGAAATTTACGAGTCGCGCCTATCCGATCTTTACTTCGAGACCACTGTGGACGACTCCCTCAAGAGTGCCAAGGTAGTCGCTCACGCCACGACCGAAGGCAAGGCCTCGAAGGTCCGCTTCGATGTGTCACTCGATGGCAAGTCGCTGGCCTCGGAGACGATCGACGCCAAAGCCGACGCGGATATCGCAGCAACCTTCCAAATACAAGACCCTGCGCTGTGGTATCCAATTCGCTACGGCAAGCAGCCCTTGTACACCGTGACAGCCACCCTCCTTAGCGGCAGCGACGAGGTCGACACCCTGTCCAAGAAGATTGGTATCCGCAAGGTCGAGCTGGTGCAGAGACCGGTCAAGGAGCAACCGGGAACATCATTCTTCTTCCAAGTCAACAACGTCCCCATCTTCTGCGGCGGAAGCGACTGGATTCCTGCCGACAACTTCATCCCTCGCATCAGCAAGGAGAGGTACTACGACTGGATCCGCCTGCTGGCAGACGGCAATCAGTTCATGGTTCGTGTCTGGGGTGGTGGTATCTACGAGGAGCAGGAGTTCTACGATGCCTGCGACGAGTATGGCATCCTCGTGTGGCAAGACTTCATGTTTGGATGCGGCAACTACCCTACCTGGCCGGATCTTCTAAAGTCTATCGACAGAGAGGCGAGAGAAAACGTCAAGATGCTGCGTCACCACCCCTCCATTGTCATTTGGGCGGGTAACAACGAAGACTACCAGTATGCAGAAAGCGAGAATCTGACATACGATCTCGCAAATAAGGATGCAGAGAGCTGGCTCAAGACCGACTTCCCTGCGCGATACATCTACGAAAAGATCCTCGTCGATACGTGCAAAGACCTCATCCCCGACACCTACTACCACTTTGGGAGCCCTTGGAGTGGGGAGGACACCAGAGACCCCACGGTCGGCGATCTTCACCAGTGGAACGTCTGGCACGGCACACAAGAAAAGTACCAAAACTTTGACAAGCTTGTCGGCCGCTTCGTGTCAGAATTTGGCATGGAGGCATTCCCCTCGGTCAAGACCATTGATGCATACCTGCCCAAAGGCAAGGACGACCCAGACCGCTACCCTCAATCCTCGACTGTCGACTTCCACAACAAAGCCGACGGCCACGAGCGCCGCATTGCCTTGTACCTGGTAGAGAACTTCCGCTACGCGCCCGATCCCTTGGAGCACTTTGTGTACTGCACGCAGCTGATGCAGGCTGAATGCTTGGCCTCGGCCTACAGACTGTGGAAGAGGCAGTGGAAAGGTCCCGGGAGGGAATACTGCGGCGGAGCACTGGTATGGCAGATCAACGACTGCTGGCCCGTGACTTCGTGGGCCATCTGCGACTACTATCTCCGCCCGAAGCACGCCTACTTCACCGTAAAGCGCGAGATGGCGCCAATTTCCATTGGCATCACCCGCACGGAGCATAAGCACCCCAAGGACAAGTACACGCGCGTCGATATCGAAACCAAGACGCAGATTGAAATTTGGGGCTCGAACTTGCAACTGGAAGACCTGACCGTTGACTTGCTGGTCAAGGCGTGGGACGTCGAGACCGGGGAGGAGACGTACTCTGAGACTGTTGACAAGGGCTTTGTCCTGCCTGAGAACAGGTCAACGGAGATGGCCGCCTTTGAGGTCCCCGTGAGGCAAAAGGGCGATGAGGCCAAGACCGTCGTCGCAGCGTACCTGATTCAGGATGGCAAGCAGATTGCGCGATACGTCAACTGGCCTGAGCCGCTCAAGTATCTGCACTTGCAAAAGCCCAAGAGCCTGAAGGCGACACTTGCGGAGGGCGGTGATGTGGTGGAGATCAGTGCCGAGGTTCCCGTCAAGGGTGTCGCGTTGGAGGCTGAGGATGATGCTGTGGTATTCAGCGATAACTTGGTAGACATTGTCCCCGGTGAGGTTGTCAAAATTGGAGTCAAGGGTGCGACCAAGGATACAAAGATTGAGACGAGGTATCTGGGTATGCTCAACTGA
- a CDS encoding Ras family protein codes for MTRPRGSSAASEESNGTAGEQELGSMYDYLAKIILLGPSGTGKSCLLHRFVKNEWRVLSSQTIGVEFASKIIKVGTGSRRKRIKLQLWDTAGTERFRSVSRSYYRGAAGAILVYDVTNHSSFRGLQPFLNDARALASPNLSCLLVGNKLDLASDQLIDTSLPPPTPSSVGSMSYFANGSVGSTGTSLPSLGTQQKATEAPEGREVSNADANRWAGTVGIPVVMESSAFNGENVDEIFARLARMILTKIELGDIDPDDPMSGIQYGDGYGGGWNAGASDGASIKSSMTGATLDEAGGVRRRRGRRNTRSGANWGLRDWEEVFTLSNRRRGGNCC; via the exons ATGACGAGACCGCGGGGTTCCAGCGCCGCGAGCGAGGAGAGCAACGGCACCGCCGGCGAACAG GAGCTGGGTAGCATGTACGACTACTTGGCAAAGATTATCTTGCTAGGACCAAGCGGGACGGGCAA GTCCTGTCTGCTTCACCGCTTCGTCAAGAACGAGTGGAGAGTCCTGTCGTCACAGACCATCGGCGTCGAGTTTGCAAGCAAGATCATCAAAGTCGGCACCGGATCACGGCGGAAACGGATAAAGCTTCAG CTTTGGGATACGGCCGGCACCGAAAGATTCCGCTCCGTTTCGCGATCATATTACCGAGGCGCCGCCGGGGCTATTCTCGTCTACGATGTCACAAATCACAGCAGTTTCCGCGGTCTGCAGCCCTTCCTCAATGACGCACGCGCACTAGCATCCCCGAATCTATCATGCCTATTAGTAGGCAACAAGCTCGACCTCGCTTCCGACCAACTTATCGACACAAGCCTTCCTCCGCCAACACCGAGCAGCGTCGGCTCCATGTCGTACTTTGCAAACGGCTCCGTCGGATCAACGGGAACAAGTCTGCCATCGCTCGGCACGCAGCAGAAGGCCACGGAGGCGCCGGAAGGGCGGGAAGTCAGCAATGCGGACGCAAACAGATGGGCAGGGACGGTCGGGATCCCGGTGGTGATGGAATCGAGCGCGTTTAACGGCGAAAATGTTGACGAAATCTTTGCGAGGCTCGCAAGAATGATCCTTACCAAGATCGAGCTGGGCGATATTGATCCGGACGACCCGATGAGTGGCATTCAATACGGCGATGGATACGGAGGTGGATGGAATGCGGGAGCCAGCGACGGCGCGAGTATCAAGAGCTCCATGACTGGCGCGACACTCGATGAAGCGGGAGGTGTCCGCAGAAGAAGAGGCCGACGAAACACGCGCAGCGGCGCAAACTGGGGGCTGAGAGATTGGGAAGAGGTCTTTACGTTGTCGAACCGACGAAGAGGGGGCAACTGCTGCTGA
- a CDS encoding short-chain dehydrogenase yields MKISGHTFIISGGASGLGQACVEDICNNGGNVAILDMNEDSGNELVSKLGSSAKFFVCDVLDTKSIEAAVQGTAAWVRESGKPVGGVIPAAGVGNPSSILDRHGAPFGLDAWDFVLNINLRGTIDLTRQALALMAKNEPSKPDGERGIVIMVASSAAFDGQKGQVAYAASKGAVAAMTLPMTRDLARFGIRVVTIAPSLFESRMTSMMSDKVRASLERSMEFPVRAGKPEEFAALARHAIENVMLNGTVLRLDGGMRMPNRGNSTQPTIGAKAIPITLTDPSKKSWARP; encoded by the exons ATGAAGATCTCAGGCCACACTTTCATCATCTCTGGCGG CGCGTCTGGCCTGGGACAGGCCTGCGTGGAGGACATATGCAACAATGGAGGAAACGTCGCCATTCTGGACATGAATGAGGATAGCGGCAATGAGCTGGTGTCCAAGCTGGGCTCATCTGCAAAGTTCTTTGTCTGCGATGTTCTGGACACCAAGAGCATCGAGGCCGCCGTCCAGGGAACCGCCGCCTGGGTAAGGGAGTCAGGAAAGCCTGTCGGAGGTGTCATCCCAGCAGCCGGTGTTGGTAACCCGTCATCT ATCCTCGACCGCCATGGCGCGCCATTCGGCCTAGATGCTTGGGACTTTGTCCTGAACATCAACCTACGCGGCACCATCGATCTTACCCGCCAGGCACTGGCTCTCATGGCCAAAAACGAGCCCTCCAAGCCCGACGGCGAGCGCGGCATCGTCATCATGGTCGCATCGTCTGCAGCCTTTGACGGCCAAAAGGGCCAGGTCGCCTATGCCGCGAGTAAAGGCGCTGTCGCGGCCATGACGCTTCCCATGACCCGTGACCTTGCCCGCTTCGGCATCCGCGTTGTCACCATCGCCCCGAGTCTATTCGAGTCACGCATGACTTCCATGATGTCCGACAAGGTCCGCGCCAGTCTCGAGCGTTCTATGGAGTTTCCCGTACGTGCGGGTAAGCCTGAGGAATTTGCGGCACTAGCACGGCACGCTATTGAGAATGTGATGCTTAATGGGACAGTGTTGAGGTTAGATGGTGGCATGCGGATGCCGA ATCGCGGAAACAGCACCCAACCGACCATCGGAGCCAAAGCAATCCCTATAACACTGACGGATCCGAGCAAGAAGTCCTGGGCCAGGCCTTGA
- a CDS encoding F-box domain-containing protein encodes MSAIAPIQFPGQPPPNGGSGGFPLQRMPQELILEIMRQMDDKNISLVPISKTSRLMRGLSIPIIFRVAQISCAEDALADHVMLVFRNRLILRSIQVLSIYTEGPPTSRTPGRFVQVQGPKAACRPSTPTDIMFFIGELDNLREIRMDFRFKATLSLIRPLSRIMDAVQWDLSLVTALSFPVTTDIGFIVTGFPNLKAFSFEAPLNKPLSSIDGLSDLASILGPQLAYIQICKMRWDASDFQEVQAIFPQISRLTMGGTMAFGGSPVRPRWDLQLATGHLTPMANLKVLALSDERCQASSPLDAILPVHYQASTMAKKLLPAIGFHDARSRRYDQAWRVWQNLPNLEVLYIMDRAFQGHCFVPVKDKQGQLIDVKFSDGVQEFPWPVV; translated from the exons ATGAGTGCCATCGCTCCTATCCAATTCCCTGGCCAGCCTCCTCCAaacggcggcagcggcggaTTCCCGCTCCAACGGATGCCCCAAGAGCTCATCTTGGAAATTATGCGCCAGATGGACGACAAGAACATCTCTCTCGTCCCGATCTCGAAGACTAGCCGACTCATGAGAGGTCTCAGCATTCCCATCATCTTCCGAGTTGCCCAGATAAGCTGCGCTGAAGATGCCCTCGCTGATCATGTGATGTTGGTGTTTCGCAATAGACTCATCCTTCGTTCCATACA AGTACTCAGCATCTACACAGAAGGTCCGCCAACCTCACGAACCCCCGGCCGCTTTGTTCAGGTCCAAGGCCCCAAGGCTGCCTGCAGACCGTCAACTCCAACGGACATCATGTTCTTTATCGGCGAATTGGATAATCTTCGGGAAATCCGGATGGACTTTCGATTCAAGGCAACGTTGTCTCTCATCAGACCGTTGTCTCGGATTATGGATGCAGTTCAGTGGGATCTCTCATTAGTCACTGCGTTGTCTTTCCCCGTCACGACAGACATCGGCTTCATTGTAACTGGCTTTCCGAATCTCAAAGCTTTCAGCTTCGAGGCGCCTTTGAACAAACCACTGTCCTCGATCGATGGTCTGAGCGACCTTGCGAGCATACTTGGACCCCAGCTTGCATATATTCAGATCTGCAAAATGCGATGGGACGCCAGTGACTTCCAAGAGGTCCAAGCAATCTTCCCACAGATATCTCGCTTGACGATGGGCGGAACTATGGCCTTTGGAGGTTCCCCGGTGCGGCCGAGATGGGATCTGCAG TTAGCAACTGGACACCTGACGCCCATGGCCAACCTCAAAGTTCTTGCACTCAGTGATGAGCGGTGCCAGGCTTCCTCACCTCTGGATGCGATCTTGCCAGTTCACTATCAGGCCTCGACAATGGCCAAGAAGCTACTCCCCGCAATCGGTTTCCATGATGCTAGATCCCGGCGGTACGACCAGGCGTGGAGAGTCTGGCAGAACCTTCCTAACTTGGAAGTTCTCTACATCATGGACCGAGCTTTTCAGGGGCATTGCTTTGTTCCCGTCAAAGACAAACAAGGACAACTCATCGACGTCAAATTCTCGGATGGCGTGCAGGAGTTCCCTTGGCCTGTTGTCTGA
- a CDS encoding F-box domain-containing protein — MASICPEYLLTVATSYNCLNSLSSSKAAPSRSFLHENGIIPALPWAICNICLYCQHPLLPRLVIEETTTMEDVSRGSGYIATKTVISTPSSSASLMTLPLELIIETIGFAKLSKSRRGVYFEDRNSLRTMSRVCKLFRVFTIPDLFKTVCRTVNENEMHYKLQAIEGNALILGSIRHLSLCTQGPEWPPTKWRDDYDPSIIPCSRTTAALLVKILRKITPEEVRLTFKCGNKSMVAFFRAELGKQKACLQSVRVLTYPSSITIGFIPQTFPNLRCLSLELNGSPMHTAGLRIIAPKLTTLATLELYKAHWKCDDFKEVVKLFPSINYLLIDGELKLTRVSDIIPILKHLDHLEKLAMTEIPVVYPPRGLSGAALQARIKALRANHLDRESSATNATRFFRQCKSLTALLLKCDTGSRVYRSVGQSRDVIRVKSKNANDSGLGSIKKGWPVINKAA, encoded by the exons ATGGCTTCCATTTGTCCCGAATATCTTCTCACGGTGGCCACTTCCTACAACTGCCTCAACTCTTTGTCAAGTTCGAAAGCTGCACCTTCTCGCAGCTTCCTTCATGAAAATGGCATAATACCAGCTTTGCCCTGGGCCATCTGCAATATTTGCTTATATTGCCAACACCCGCTACTTCCTCGCCTG GTCATCGAGGAAACCACTACCATGGAGGATGTTTCCAGAGGGAGCGGCTATATTGCAACCAAAACGGTCATCTCCACTCCCTCATCGAGCGCCAGCCTTATGACCCTGCCTCTGGAGCTGATCATCGAGACTATCGGATTTGCTAAGCTCTCTAAAAGTCGAAGAGGCGTCTACTTTGAAGATCGAAACAGCCTCAGAACAATGTCACGGGTCTGCAAGCTCTTCCGCGTTTTCACCATCCCTGACCTCTTCAAGACTGTCTGTCGAACAGTTAATGAGAACGAGATGCATTACAAACTCCAAGCCATTGAGGGGAACGCGTTGATTCTGGGTTCCATACG CCACCTGTCTCTTTGCACTCAAGGCCCCGAGTGGCCGCCCACGAAGTGGCGGGATGACTACGACCCATCCATTATCCCATGTTCAAGAACCACAGCAGCGCTTCTCGTCAAGATTTTGCGCAAGATCACCCCAGAGGAAGTTCGCCTGACCTTCAAGTGTGGAAACAAGTCCATGGTCGCCTTCTTCCGAGCAGAGCTTGGCAAGCAGAAAGCATGCCTGCAATCCGTCCGAGTCTTGACATACCCTTCATCGATCACCATCGGCTTCATTCCTCAGACATTTCCAAACCTTCGCTGCCTAAGTCTGGAACTGAACGGCTCGCCTATGCACACGGCCGGCCTCAGAATTATCGCCCCAAAGTTGACAACCCTTGCAACGCTAGAGCTCTACAAGGCGCATTGGAAATGTGATGATTTCAAGGAAGTCGTGAAGCTCTTTCCATCTATCAACTACCTTCTCATTGATGGCGAACTGAAGCTCACAAGAGTCTCG GATATCATTCCAATCCTCAAACATCTTGACCACTTGGAGAAGTTGGCTATGACTGAGATTCCCGTCGTCTATCCACCGCGGGGACTGAGCGGTGCAGCTTTGCAGGCAAGGATTAAGGCACTCCGGGCCAATCACTTGGACCGGGAATCTTCTGCGACGAACGCAACTCGGTTCTTTCGGCAGTGCAAATCCCTAACGGCACTGTTATTGAAGTGCGATACGGGCTCGAGAGTTTACCGGTCAGTAGGACAGAGTCGTGACGTGATCAGAGTCAAGAGCAAGAATGCCAACGATAGTGGACTGGGCTCAATCAAGAAGGGCTGGCCCGTCATCAACAAGGCTGCCTAG